In Gossypium arboreum isolate Shixiya-1 chromosome 6, ASM2569848v2, whole genome shotgun sequence, the following are encoded in one genomic region:
- the LOC108484783 gene encoding rop guanine nucleotide exchange factor 9-like: protein MIRTLTRRYTLRTSSSCNRTRMSSDNSGKYHQNLIPDANDDDDGMDIRNEEQSMVHQNVGAGIPHHDLQSDMEMMKERFAKLLLGEDMSGGGKGVYSALALSNAVTNLAASIFGEKGKLEPLAPERKARWRKEMDWLLSVTDHIVEFVPSQQISKDGTNMEVMITRQRSDLLANIPGLLKLDAILIETLDNFGQEQEFWYASKNENQDMDNSSQRDDKWWHPIVKVPENGLSETSRKRLQYQKESVSQVLKAAMNINAQVLSEIQIPESYIDSLPKNGRESLGDSIYKSITVDSFDPLQFLSAMDFSTEHKVLDFKNRIEASILIWKRKMNQKDGWNPWGSGISSGKRELFEVRAETILLLLKQQFPGVAQSSLDISKIQENRDVGLAIQESYSRVLESLAFSVMSRIEDVLHADSLTRTRRCSEIDCSGDTDTLGIK from the exons ATGATTCGAACATTAACACGTAGGTACACCCTTCGAACCTCCTCATCTTGCAACCGTACGAGAATGTCGTCTGATAATTCAGGAAAGTACCACCAGAATCTGATCCCTGATgccaatgatgatgatgatggtatGGACATAAGAAATGAAGAACAATCAATGGTGCATCAAAATGTAGGAGCAGGAATTCCCCATCACGATCTGCAATCTGATATGGAAATGATGAAGGAAAGGTTTGCAAAGTTGCTCCTGGGTGAAGATATGTCTGGAGGAGGAAAAGGTGTTTATTCAGCTTTGGCTTTGTCAAATGCTGTCACTAATCTAGCAG CATCGATATTTGGAGAGAAAGGGAAATTAGAACCCTTGGCTCCGGAAAGGAAAGCAAGGTGGAGAAAAGAAATGGATTGGCTTTTATCTGTAACTGATCACATTGTTGAATTTGTTCCTTCACAACAGATATCTAAGGATGGTACCAATATGGAG GTTATGATCACGAGGCAACGGAGCGATCTGCTGGCGAATATACCCGGCCTGCTCAAACTCGATGCGATTCTTATC GAGACTCTTGACAACTTTGGACAAGAACAAGAGTTTTGGTATGCGTCCAAAAATGAAAATCAAGACATGGACAACAGCAGCCAAAGGGATGACAAATGGTGGCATCCTATCGTTAAGGTTCCCGAAAATGGACTGTCGGAAACATCACGAAAACGGCTGCAATATCAAAAGGAGTCTGTAAGCCAAGTGCTAAAAGCTGCAATGAACATCAATGCTCAAGTCTTATCTGAAATACAAATCCCAGAAAGTTACATTGATTCCCTCCCCAAG AATGGAAGAGAAAGCCTTGGAGATTCAATTTATAAAAGCATCACAGTGGATAGCTTTGATCCCTTACAATTTCTGTCAGCTATGGATTTCTCGACCGAACACAAAGTACTCGACTTCAAGAACAGGATTGAAGCCTCCATTTTGATTTGGAAAAGGAAGATGAACCAGAAAGATGGATGGAATCCATGGGGTTCGGGTATCAGTTCTGGGAAAAGGGAGCTGTTTGAAGTGAGGGCTGAGACTATCTTACTCTTACTCAAACAGCAATTCCCTGGAGTTGCACAATCTTCACTTGATATTTCAAAGATCCAAGAAAATAGG GATGTAGGGCTGGCTATCCAGGAGAGCTATTCTAGGGTATTGGAGAGCTTGGCTTTCTCAGTGATGTCAAGAATTGAGGATGTTCTTCATGCTGACTCCCTTACTCGAACACGAAGGTGCAGCGAGATTGATTGCTCCGGAGATACTGATACTCTCGGGATCAAGTGA